In one window of Jatrophihabitans endophyticus DNA:
- a CDS encoding FAD-binding and (Fe-S)-binding domain-containing protein produces MTDVEPRALAAALHRAGVAEAEDASRRRAEYATDASNYRVVPAVVAYPRDVAEVEAAVSTAASLGVPVTTRGGGTSTAGNSIGAGLVLDFSRHLNRVLDVDPVTRTALVEPGAILDSITQAAAPHGLRYGPDPSTHARATIGGSIGNNACGPRALSYGRTADNVVELDVLTASGTRFAARRFGRSGLPTQGPAAPIYAGLDALVRDELALVRTEFGRFTRQVSGYSLEHLLPENGSDVARFLAGTEGTLAVLLGATVRLVETPRAVALCVLGYPDMPAAADAVPALLPHGMVALEGMDARLVEVVRNRRGPAAVPDLPRGAGWLFVETAGATEAEAVARAEKLVADSGCLDHAVVTGTTARALWRIREDGAGLGGRTPAGEPAWPGWEDAAVPPDRLGSYLREFEALLRDHRLDGLTYGHFGDGCVHVRIDFPLSSTPGAYRSFVQDAAALVGRHGGSLSGEHGDGRARGELLAHMYSAGALAAFGRVKALFDPANLLNPGVIVDPAPLDADLRVPAARPLTRGLGFAYASDGGDLSTAVHRCVGVGKCRADTTAAGGVMCPSYLATRDEKDSTRGRARVLQELANGALVKGYAAPELAESLDLCLSCKGCSADCPAGVDMATYKAEVLHQRYRRRLRPPSHYALGMLPRWARLASHLPRVANASLRSRTLARAAKRAGGIDQRRPLPQFATRTFRRWFAGRPAATGTPGSAGPVLLWVDTFTDHFSPEVGQAAVRVLEAAGYTVRIVDRTVCCGLTWISTGQLDGARRQLRRSLDALDGAVRDGTPIVGLEPSCTAVLRHDLAGLLPDDPRTPKVVAQTRTLAELLAATPGWTPPRLDGVHGVAQPHCHQHAVMGWQADAALLAGAGAEIDAVGGCCGLAGNFGVEQGHYDVSVAVAETALLPAVRAADHDAVVLADGFSCRTQLEQLAQVKGRHLAEVLDSAAIVDRHADDASS; encoded by the coding sequence GTGACCGACGTCGAGCCGCGCGCTCTCGCCGCCGCGCTGCACCGGGCCGGCGTCGCCGAGGCCGAGGACGCGAGCCGGCGCCGTGCCGAGTACGCGACCGACGCCTCCAACTACCGGGTCGTGCCGGCGGTCGTCGCGTACCCGCGCGACGTGGCCGAGGTCGAGGCGGCGGTGTCGACCGCGGCGTCCCTGGGCGTGCCCGTCACGACCCGCGGCGGCGGCACGTCGACGGCCGGCAACTCGATCGGCGCCGGACTGGTGCTCGACTTCTCGCGTCACCTCAACCGCGTCCTCGACGTCGACCCGGTCACGCGGACGGCGCTGGTGGAACCGGGTGCGATCCTGGACTCGATCACGCAGGCCGCCGCCCCCCACGGGCTGCGCTACGGGCCCGATCCGTCCACCCACGCCCGGGCGACGATCGGCGGCTCGATCGGCAACAACGCCTGCGGCCCGCGCGCGCTGAGCTACGGCCGCACCGCGGACAACGTCGTCGAGCTCGACGTCCTCACCGCCTCGGGCACGCGCTTCGCCGCGCGCCGGTTCGGCCGGTCGGGGCTGCCGACGCAGGGGCCGGCGGCGCCGATCTACGCGGGCCTGGACGCGCTGGTCCGCGACGAGCTCGCGCTCGTCCGCACCGAGTTCGGCCGCTTCACGCGGCAGGTGTCGGGCTACTCGCTCGAGCACCTGCTGCCCGAGAACGGCAGCGACGTCGCCCGCTTCCTCGCCGGGACCGAGGGCACGCTCGCGGTGCTGCTGGGCGCCACCGTCCGCCTGGTCGAGACGCCCCGGGCGGTCGCGCTGTGCGTGCTCGGCTACCCCGACATGCCGGCCGCGGCCGACGCCGTGCCCGCCCTGCTGCCGCACGGCATGGTCGCCCTCGAGGGCATGGACGCCCGGCTGGTCGAGGTGGTGCGCAACCGGCGCGGCCCGGCCGCCGTCCCCGACCTGCCCCGCGGCGCCGGCTGGCTGTTCGTCGAGACCGCCGGCGCCACCGAGGCCGAGGCGGTCGCGCGCGCCGAGAAGCTGGTCGCCGACTCCGGGTGCCTCGACCACGCCGTCGTCACCGGGACCACCGCGCGGGCGCTCTGGCGCATTCGCGAGGACGGCGCGGGGCTCGGCGGCCGGACACCCGCCGGCGAACCGGCGTGGCCGGGGTGGGAGGACGCCGCCGTCCCGCCCGACCGGCTGGGTTCCTACCTGCGCGAGTTCGAGGCGCTGCTGCGCGACCATCGGCTCGACGGCCTCACCTACGGCCACTTCGGCGACGGCTGCGTCCACGTGCGCATCGACTTCCCGTTGAGCTCCACACCTGGGGCGTACCGCTCGTTCGTGCAGGACGCCGCCGCGCTCGTCGGCCGGCACGGCGGGTCGCTGTCGGGGGAGCACGGTGACGGGCGGGCCCGCGGCGAGCTGCTCGCGCACATGTACTCGGCCGGCGCGCTGGCCGCGTTCGGACGGGTCAAGGCGCTCTTCGATCCGGCCAACCTGCTCAACCCCGGCGTGATCGTCGACCCGGCGCCGCTGGACGCCGACCTGCGGGTCCCGGCGGCCCGACCGCTGACCCGCGGTCTCGGCTTCGCGTACGCGAGCGACGGTGGGGACCTGTCCACCGCGGTGCACCGCTGCGTGGGTGTCGGCAAGTGCCGCGCCGACACCACCGCGGCCGGTGGCGTGATGTGCCCGTCCTACCTCGCCACCCGCGACGAGAAGGACTCCACCCGCGGCCGGGCCCGGGTGCTGCAGGAGCTCGCCAACGGCGCCCTGGTCAAGGGCTACGCCGCCCCCGAGCTCGCGGAGTCGCTCGATCTCTGCCTGTCGTGCAAGGGCTGCTCGGCCGACTGCCCGGCGGGTGTCGACATGGCCACCTACAAGGCCGAGGTCCTGCACCAGCGCTACCGGCGCCGGCTCCGACCGCCCTCGCACTACGCGCTGGGGATGCTGCCGCGCTGGGCCCGGCTCGCGTCCCACCTGCCCCGCGTCGCGAACGCGTCGCTGCGGTCGCGGACGCTCGCCCGGGCGGCCAAGCGGGCCGGCGGGATCGACCAGCGGCGTCCGCTGCCGCAGTTCGCCACCCGCACCTTCCGGCGCTGGTTCGCCGGCCGGCCCGCGGCGACCGGCACGCCGGGGTCGGCGGGGCCGGTGCTGCTGTGGGTCGACACCTTCACCGACCACTTCAGCCCCGAGGTCGGGCAGGCCGCGGTCCGGGTGCTCGAGGCCGCGGGCTACACGGTGCGGATCGTCGACCGCACCGTGTGCTGCGGGCTCACCTGGATCTCGACCGGTCAGCTCGACGGGGCCCGCCGCCAGCTGCGTCGCTCCCTCGACGCGCTCGACGGCGCCGTGCGCGACGGCACGCCCATCGTCGGGCTGGAGCCGTCGTGCACCGCGGTGCTGCGCCACGACCTCGCCGGCCTGCTGCCCGACGACCCACGGACGCCGAAGGTGGTGGCGCAGACCCGCACGCTGGCCGAGCTGCTCGCCGCCACCCCCGGTTGGACGCCGCCGCGCCTCGACGGCGTCCACGGTGTCGCGCAGCCGCACTGCCACCAGCACGCGGTGATGGGATGGCAGGCCGACGCCGCGCTGCTGGCCGGGGCCGGCGCCGAGATCGACGCGGTCGGCGGCTGCTGCGGACTCGCCGGCAACTTCGGCGTCGAGCAGGGGCACTACGACGTCTCGGTCGCGGTCGCCGAGACCGCGCTGCTGCCCGCCGTGCGCGCGGCCGACCACGACGCGGTCGTGCTCGCGGACGGCTTCTCGTGCCGCACCCAGCTCGAACAGCTGGCTCAGGTCAAGGGGCGTCACCTGGCCGAGGTGCTCGACTCCGCCGCGATCGTGGACCGACATGCCGATGACGCGAGCAGCTGA
- a CDS encoding aminotransferase class I/II-fold pyridoxal phosphate-dependent enzyme → MTGFVPPPYPYDRLDDVVAIANGHAGGAVDLSIGTPCDPAPDAVVAALSAGDSSRGYPPSVGTPALRQAAASWLERRLGATVDPATQVAACVGTKEFVASLPQYLKLRDPYHDTVLYPAVSYPTYEMGATLAGCRAVPYLELDDISDDDAGRALCVWVNSPANPTGALEDLAAAAAWGRLRGIPVISDECYAEFTWTGSPTTILRSGTDGVLALHSLSKRDNFAGARIGFYAGDDTLVHYLREVRKHAGLMPPGPVQAAAVLALGDDEHVEAQRARYLDRLRRLADLLTAAGYPAELPDGAFYLWCAAPGGDAWAAAHDLARRAGIVVSPGEFYGEHGRAYFRVAAVQPDDRIDLAAGRVGARGE, encoded by the coding sequence ATGACGGGTTTCGTGCCGCCGCCCTACCCGTACGACCGCCTCGACGACGTCGTCGCGATCGCCAACGGGCACGCCGGCGGCGCGGTCGACCTGTCGATCGGCACGCCGTGCGACCCGGCGCCGGACGCGGTGGTGGCGGCCCTGTCGGCCGGTGACTCGTCGCGCGGCTACCCGCCCTCGGTGGGCACGCCGGCCCTGCGGCAGGCGGCCGCGTCGTGGCTCGAGCGCCGGCTCGGCGCCACCGTCGACCCCGCCACGCAGGTCGCCGCGTGCGTGGGGACGAAGGAGTTCGTCGCGTCGCTGCCGCAGTACCTGAAGCTGCGCGACCCGTACCACGACACCGTGCTCTACCCGGCGGTGAGCTACCCGACGTACGAGATGGGGGCGACCCTCGCGGGGTGCCGCGCGGTCCCGTACCTGGAGCTCGACGACATCAGCGACGACGACGCCGGGCGGGCGCTCTGCGTGTGGGTCAACTCGCCGGCCAACCCCACCGGCGCGCTCGAGGACCTCGCCGCGGCGGCCGCCTGGGGGCGGCTGCGGGGTATCCCGGTGATCTCCGACGAGTGCTACGCCGAGTTCACCTGGACGGGGTCACCGACGACGATCCTGCGCTCGGGCACGGACGGCGTCCTCGCCCTGCACTCGCTGTCCAAACGCGACAACTTCGCCGGTGCGCGCATCGGCTTCTACGCCGGTGACGACACGCTGGTGCACTACCTGCGCGAGGTCCGCAAGCACGCCGGGCTGATGCCGCCGGGGCCGGTGCAGGCCGCTGCCGTCCTCGCCCTCGGCGACGACGAGCACGTCGAGGCGCAACGCGCCCGCTACCTGGACCGGCTGCGCCGCCTCGCCGACCTGCTGACGGCCGCGGGCTACCCGGCCGAGCTGCCCGACGGGGCGTTCTACCTGTGGTGCGCCGCACCCGGCGGCGACGCCTGGGCCGCGGCGCACGACCTCGCGCGGCGGGCCGGCATCGTGGTGTCGCCGGGGGAGTTCTACGGCGAGCACGGTCGGGCATACTTCCGAGTCGCGGCAGTGCAGCCGGACGACCGGATCGATCTGGCCGCCGGCAGGGTCGGCGCGCGAGGCGAGTAG
- a CDS encoding circularly permuted type 2 ATP-grasp protein yields the protein MASTADLFESYALGAAWDEMIGADGSPRAPYRMLHESLQRSGTGELRAGVDALARAYLNQGVTFDVGGEERPFPLDIVPRVIDDESWATIEAGVRQRVHALEAFLADVYGSAHVVADGVVPRSVITSSSHFHRAAHGIEPPNGVRVHVGGIDLIRDEQGDFRVLEDNVRVPSGVSYVLANRAAMRQQWTDVLSRVRLRPVSHYPQRLLAALRAAAPAGVAEPNVVVLTPGVYNSAYFEHAWLARAMGVELVEGRDLVCSGGVVRMRVTSGERRVDVIYRRVDDDFLDPVQFRSDSMLGCPGLLTAARAGNVTIANAVGNGVADDKLIYTYLPDLIRYYLAEEPVLKNVDTWRLEDDGALEEVLDRLPELVVKPVDGAGGKGLVIGPQADAAELDALRKRLIVDPRGWIAQPVVQLSTVPTLIGDTVAPRHVDLRPFAVNDGDDVWVLPGGLTRVALPEGSLVVNSSQGGGSKDTWVLAGERHTPAARAVVRERPERGALPAVESAVDVEMRQQQMQQQQDGGAL from the coding sequence ATGGCGAGCACGGCCGATCTGTTCGAGAGCTACGCGCTCGGCGCGGCGTGGGACGAGATGATCGGCGCGGACGGCTCGCCCCGTGCCCCGTACCGGATGCTGCACGAGTCGCTGCAACGCAGCGGCACCGGCGAGCTGCGCGCCGGGGTGGACGCGCTCGCCCGCGCGTACCTCAACCAGGGCGTCACCTTCGACGTCGGCGGCGAGGAGCGGCCGTTCCCGCTCGACATCGTGCCCCGGGTCATCGACGACGAGAGCTGGGCGACGATCGAGGCCGGCGTGCGGCAGCGCGTCCACGCGCTGGAGGCCTTCCTGGCCGACGTCTACGGCAGCGCCCACGTCGTCGCCGACGGCGTCGTCCCGCGCAGCGTCATCACCTCCTCCAGCCACTTCCACCGCGCCGCGCACGGCATCGAGCCACCCAACGGCGTCCGCGTGCACGTCGGCGGCATCGACCTCATCCGCGACGAGCAGGGCGACTTCCGGGTCCTCGAGGACAACGTGCGGGTGCCGTCCGGCGTCAGCTACGTGCTCGCCAACCGGGCGGCGATGCGCCAGCAGTGGACCGACGTGTTGAGCCGGGTGCGGCTGCGCCCGGTCTCGCACTACCCCCAACGGCTGCTCGCGGCGCTGCGGGCCGCCGCCCCTGCCGGCGTCGCCGAGCCGAACGTCGTCGTGCTCACGCCCGGCGTCTACAACAGCGCCTACTTCGAGCACGCGTGGCTGGCCCGCGCCATGGGCGTCGAGCTGGTCGAGGGACGCGACCTCGTCTGCTCCGGCGGCGTCGTGCGCATGCGCGTCACCTCCGGCGAGCGACGCGTCGACGTCATCTACCGGCGGGTCGACGACGACTTCCTCGACCCGGTGCAGTTCCGCTCGGACTCCATGCTGGGCTGCCCCGGGCTGCTCACCGCGGCGCGGGCAGGCAACGTGACGATCGCCAACGCGGTCGGCAACGGCGTCGCCGACGACAAGCTGATCTACACCTACCTGCCCGACCTGATCCGGTACTACCTCGCCGAGGAGCCGGTGCTCAAGAACGTCGACACATGGCGCCTCGAGGACGACGGCGCGCTCGAGGAGGTGCTGGACCGGCTGCCCGAGCTCGTCGTCAAGCCGGTGGACGGGGCGGGCGGCAAGGGGCTCGTCATCGGCCCGCAGGCCGACGCCGCGGAGCTCGACGCGCTGCGCAAGCGGCTGATCGTCGACCCTCGTGGCTGGATCGCCCAGCCGGTCGTCCAGCTGTCCACGGTGCCCACGCTCATCGGCGACACCGTCGCCCCGCGCCACGTCGACCTGCGTCCCTTCGCGGTCAACGACGGCGACGACGTCTGGGTGCTGCCCGGCGGCCTGACGCGGGTCGCGCTGCCCGAGGGCTCGCTCGTCGTGAACTCCAGCCAGGGTGGCGGTTCCAAGGACACCTGGGTGCTCGCCGGCGAGCGGCACACCCCGGCGGCGCGCGCCGTCGTGCGCGAACGGCCCGAGCGCGGCGCGCTCCCCGCGGTCGAGTCCGCGGTCGACGTGGAGATGAGGCAGCAGCAGATGCAGCAGCAGCAGGACGGAGGAGCGCTCTGA
- a CDS encoding alpha-E domain-containing protein encodes MLSRIAESLYWIGRYVERAEDTSRIVDVHLSLLLDDPWAPEDVVCASLLSAMGHEEVGAVRREEVLEALVWDAATPAAVLGSIAAARENGRRSREVVSSEMWETINVTWHEASRPARRTYPFPFLSWVRERTAAFTGIADSTLSRDEAYHFLVLGRSIERADMIARMAAARALAGDVGPSWVTLLQSCGAYQAFLRSARGAVDERRAAEFLLLDALFPRSLMSALVVAEKSLDKLAARHGGNDRGRAGQAHRVLGMIRSELEFAPPAELLDDVYQVMERVQSACSVASDAVSQRYFPRSVVTSWLAS; translated from the coding sequence ATGCTGTCGCGCATCGCCGAGTCGCTGTACTGGATCGGTCGCTACGTCGAGCGGGCCGAGGACACCAGCCGCATCGTCGACGTCCATCTGAGCCTCCTGCTCGACGACCCGTGGGCGCCCGAGGACGTCGTGTGCGCCTCGCTGCTGTCGGCGATGGGCCACGAGGAGGTCGGGGCGGTCCGCCGCGAGGAGGTCCTCGAGGCGCTGGTGTGGGACGCCGCCACCCCGGCCGCCGTGCTGGGCTCGATCGCCGCCGCCCGCGAGAACGGCCGCCGTTCGCGCGAGGTCGTGTCGTCGGAGATGTGGGAGACGATCAACGTCACCTGGCACGAGGCGAGCCGGCCGGCCCGGCGCACGTACCCGTTCCCGTTCCTGTCGTGGGTGCGTGAGCGGACCGCCGCGTTCACCGGGATCGCCGACAGCACGCTCTCGCGCGACGAGGCGTACCACTTCCTCGTCCTGGGGCGCAGCATCGAGCGGGCCGACATGATCGCGCGCATGGCCGCCGCGCGGGCGCTGGCCGGCGACGTCGGGCCCTCGTGGGTGACGCTGCTGCAGAGCTGCGGCGCCTACCAAGCGTTCCTGCGCAGCGCGCGCGGCGCCGTGGACGAGCGGCGGGCGGCGGAGTTCCTGCTGCTCGACGCGCTCTTCCCGCGCTCGCTGATGAGCGCGCTCGTCGTGGCCGAGAAGTCGCTGGACAAGTTGGCGGCCCGCCACGGCGGGAACGACCGGGGGCGGGCCGGCCAGGCGCACCGGGTGCTGGGCATGATTCGCTCGGAGCTCGAGTTCGCACCGCCGGCGGAGTTGCTCGACGACGTGTACCAGGTGATGGAGCGGGTGCAGAGCGCCTGCTCGGTGGCGAGCGACGCGGTGTCGCAGCGCTACTTCCCCCGTAGCGTCGTCACGTCCTGGCTGGCGAGCTGA
- a CDS encoding transglutaminase family protein has translation MAVRYRITHTSHYEYDRGVAASFNEARLTPAQTLWQTRLESDLHVEPSTWHHRFTDYWGTEVRVFEANSAHRALTVRATSLVEVDASRRPAPGDPSWAQLRAPDVVDRFVEYLTQTPVTTPPDELRDLAESIAADHRPVAAVERISDAVSAALTYVPGATEVHTTAAEAWAERSGVCQDYTHLLVGALRHVGVPARYVSGYLHPAADPAVGETARGESHAWAEGWLGEWAPHDPTNRAAVAERHVMVGTGRDYGDVPPIKGIVAGPHRTNSLAVTVELTRLA, from the coding sequence ATGGCGGTGCGCTACCGGATCACCCACACGTCCCACTACGAGTACGACCGTGGGGTCGCCGCGTCGTTCAACGAGGCGCGGCTGACGCCCGCGCAGACGCTCTGGCAGACGCGGCTGGAGTCCGACCTGCACGTCGAGCCGTCGACCTGGCACCACCGCTTCACCGACTACTGGGGCACCGAGGTCCGGGTGTTCGAGGCCAACTCGGCGCACCGCGCGCTCACCGTCCGCGCGACCAGCCTGGTCGAGGTCGACGCGTCGCGCCGGCCCGCGCCGGGGGACCCGTCGTGGGCGCAGCTGCGCGCGCCCGACGTCGTCGACCGCTTCGTGGAGTACCTGACGCAGACGCCGGTGACCACGCCCCCGGACGAGCTGCGCGACCTCGCCGAGTCCATCGCCGCCGATCATCGACCCGTGGCCGCGGTGGAGCGGATCAGCGACGCCGTCTCGGCGGCACTGACGTACGTCCCCGGCGCCACGGAGGTCCACACCACCGCCGCCGAGGCGTGGGCCGAGCGCAGCGGCGTGTGCCAGGACTACACCCACCTGCTCGTCGGCGCGCTGCGTCACGTGGGCGTGCCCGCCCGCTACGTCTCGGGCTACCTGCACCCGGCCGCCGACCCCGCCGTCGGCGAGACCGCGCGGGGGGAGAGCCACGCCTGGGCCGAAGGCTGGCTGGGGGAGTGGGCGCCGCACGACCCGACCAACCGGGCCGCCGTCGCCGAGCGGCACGTCATGGTCGGCACCGGTCGCGACTACGGCGACGTGCCGCCGATCAAGGGCATCGTCGCCGGGCCGCACCGGACCAACAGCCTCGCCGTCACCGTGGAGCTCACCCGGCTCGCGTGA
- a CDS encoding CsbD family protein, which yields MSATDKIKNAIEDVEGKAKEALGRATGDRSTENEGKTDQSKADLKNAGENVKDAFKH from the coding sequence GTGAGCGCCACGGACAAGATCAAGAACGCGATCGAGGACGTCGAGGGCAAGGCCAAGGAAGCCCTGGGCCGCGCGACCGGCGACCGGAGCACCGAGAACGAGGGCAAGACCGACCAGTCGAAGGCCGACCTCAAGAACGCCGGCGAGAACGTCAAGGACGCGTTCAAGCACTGA
- a CDS encoding pyridoxamine 5'-phosphate oxidase family protein, which produces MTGTAGPGGLRPQRRGRSIAMSDAERDAFLAEQRTCRVATVGADGPHATPLWFGWDGAGPGALWLYSIVRSRRWADLVADPRVGVVVDAGEEYADLRGVEITGHAEVVGEVPRTGDDVTAAELAAAEVHYARKYLGGDEMIHDGRHGWLRVTPSKIVSWDFRKL; this is translated from the coding sequence ATGACCGGGACGGCAGGACCCGGCGGGCTGCGACCGCAGCGCCGCGGTCGATCCATCGCGATGAGCGACGCCGAGCGCGACGCCTTCCTCGCCGAGCAGCGCACCTGCCGCGTCGCGACGGTCGGGGCCGACGGGCCGCACGCCACGCCGCTCTGGTTCGGCTGGGACGGTGCGGGGCCCGGCGCGCTCTGGCTCTACTCGATCGTGCGGAGCCGCCGCTGGGCCGACCTGGTGGCCGACCCCCGCGTCGGCGTCGTCGTCGACGCCGGCGAGGAGTACGCCGACCTGCGCGGCGTCGAGATCACCGGCCACGCCGAGGTCGTCGGCGAGGTTCCGCGCACGGGCGACGACGTGACCGCCGCCGAGCTGGCCGCGGCCGAGGTGCACTACGCCCGCAAGTACCTCGGCGGGGACGAGATGATCCACGACGGGCGCCACGGCTGGCTGCGCGTGACGCCGTCGAAGATCGTCAGCTGGGACTTCCGCAAGCTCTAG